The genomic DNA GGCCGAGCGCTTCCTCGTCGAGGAAGTTCAGAAGGTCTACCGTTCGCAGGGCGTGGGCATCCACGACAAGCACATCGAGGTCATCGTGCGGCAGATGCTGCGTCGCGTGACCGTGATCGAGTCGGGCGATACGAACCTGCTGCCCGGTGAGCTCGTCGACCGCGGCCGCTACCAGGCGGAGAACCGTCGTGTGGTCGCCGAAGGCGGCCAGCCGGCATCGGCTCGTGACGAGCTGATGGGTATCACGAAGGCTTCGCTGGCCACCGAGTCGTGGCTGTCGGCCGCGTCCTTCCAGGAGACTACCCGCGTCCTCACCGAGGCGGCCATGGAAGGCAAGTCCGATACGCTCATGGGGCTGAAGGAGAACGTCATCCTCGGTAAGCTCATCCCTGCCGGCACCGGCCTGCAGACCCACCGCAACCTCGTGGTGGAGCCGACCGAAGAGGCCAAGGCCGAGATGTTCACCAACAGCTACGGCGACTTCTACGCAGGCATCGGAGCCGATTCCGGTTCCGCCATCCCGCTGGAAGACTACGACTACGGAGCATTCAGCTGATCAGCTGATCTCCCGGCCGTAAGGCAGACAGGAGGGGCATCCACCGTACGGTGGGTGCCCCTCCTGTCAATTCATTCATGTCATTTATGCTTGCGACTCATGCCGGCGACGACGAGAAACGGGTGGAGTGTCGAAACACGGGCGTGTGCGCCCGTCTCTCGACGCTCCACCCGTTTCTCGATGAAGACGTCGCGAGCGTTCAGCCGAAGAGCACCTGCGCCTCTTCCCAGCGATGCAGCGGCACCGATTTGAGACTGTGCACGGCCGAGGACATCTCCACGGAGACGATGTCCGTGCCTTTGAGGCTGGCCATCTTCCCCCAGTGGCCATGCTGGGCGAGGTCGACCGCCGCCATGCCCAGCCGCGTGGACAGTACGCGGTCGTACGCAGTGGGGGAGCCGCCTCGCTGCAGGTGTCCCAAGATCGTGGCCCGGGATTCGATTCCGGTGATCTCTTCGATCTTCGGAGCGAGGTAGTTCGCGATCCCGCCGAGGCGGACGCGGCCCTTGTTGTCCACGCCGTGGTCGGCGACCTGGGAATCGAACCCCTCGGGAACGAACCCTTCCGCGACGACGACGATCGGTGCGCGTCCGCGATCTTTGGCCGAGGTCACCCATTCGGCGATCTGGTCGAAGTCGACGGGGAACTCGGGCATGAGGATCGCATGGGCACCCGCAGCCATGCCCGCGTGCAGGGCGATCCAACCGACGTTGCGTCCCATGACCTCGATGACCATGCAGCGGTGGTGCGATTCGGCGGTGGTGCGCAGCCGGTCGATCGCCTCCGTGGCGATGGACTGAGCGGTGTCGAAGCCGAAGGTGTAGTCGGTGTTGCCGAGGTCGTTGTCGAT from Brevibacterium sp. JSBI002 includes the following:
- a CDS encoding ATP-dependent 6-phosphofructokinase; the protein is MKIGVLTSGGDCPGLNAVIRGIVRKGIRTHNASFVGIRDGWRGLLHDDMFDMTMLDVRGLSGRGGTILGTSRTHPYEDGGPERMREVMTAHGIDSLIAIGGEGTLAGASRLVNEEGLHIVGVPKTIDNDLGNTDYTFGFDTAQSIATEAIDRLRTTAESHHRCMVIEVMGRNVGWIALHAGMAAGAHAILMPEFPVDFDQIAEWVTSAKDRGRAPIVVVAEGFVPEGFDSQVADHGVDNKGRVRLGGIANYLAPKIEEITGIESRATILGHLQRGGSPTAYDRVLSTRLGMAAVDLAQHGHWGKMASLKGTDIVSVEMSSAVHSLKSVPLHRWEEAQVLFG